Below is a window of Fibrobacter sp. UWB11 DNA.
GTGGAGAATGTGCAGACATTCAGGCAGGGAGAGGGCTACAGGCGCTATGTGGAGCTGAAATGCGCCCTCGACTATCCGAAAGTCTATTACGCTTGCAGCATCCAGGACAGAATTTCCGGGCGCGGCTCGCCGCTAGATGCCGATGGAGATTACTGCTTCGACGTGTTCGACGGAATCGCGGACGTGGAGAAGAAGGTACGCGGCTATCTGACGCGCTGTGCGTCGGGCTACGAGGTGAACCGTTCCTGGATAGATGGCGTGGTGAACATGCTCAAGAACAGCTTGCAGCAATAGTGCAAAAGCTATTTTTAAAGCGAGGCAAACAATGAATTACAGAACTCTGTGCAGCTTTTACAAGGGCGAGAAGGAATGTCCCTTTGAAGCTGGGAATGGAAACGCTGGGAAATTTTGGATGGCGGAACGGTTCGTCTGTGAGGAATACGCGCAGACCGTCGAGAAGCAGGTCAAGACGGATTTCTTCCGCATGGTTGCAGCCTACATTTCCAAATGGGCGCCCTACGATTATCCCGACCTGATACGCGACTACCTGTCGAAGTCCGATGCCGATGAAAAAATCAAGGCTCAAGTGAAAGCGATGTATCTCTAGTCTTAGGCGGCAGTAGGAGCCGCCTTCGGTCTCTTTTTTGCACAAAATATGATTTGTTCACTTGAAAAAATCCGATTTTTACTATCTTTGCGCTCGGAGCCTTAGCTCAATCGGTTAGAGCGTCGGACTCATAAAAATTGTGGCACCAGCTTGAAAGAGTTGGATGCGAATGGGAAGAAATCGGTGAAACCTAACCAGCGGCAACGCTGCACGGCAACGCCGAGCCGAGCCAGGGGTACACTCCTGGAAGGTGTAGAGACTAGCGGAGCAGTAGAGCCTGCTTAATGACCGCACAAGCCTCCCACGTCTAAACCCGCAAGGGCATGGCGAAGACATAGTCCACGGAGGTGCGAAAGCATCACAAACGTAAACCCGTTGGTTCCCGGTTCAAGTCCGGGAGGCTCCACGAAAGAGGATGAGTTGGAAAACTCACCCTCTTTTTGTTTATCTTTAGGGTTGACCGAATCGGTTATTGGTGTTATATTATAAATAACCGATTCGGTTATTTCGTTGAAAGGCAGGGATCAAAGTGGAAAAATTTTTGGCGCTGACGGAAGAAAAGAAAATGACGATCCTGAACGCAGCACTTCAGTGCTTCGGAAAATTTGGTTATGAAAAAGCATCCGTCAATGATATTGCAGTGGCTGCTCATATCTCCAAGGCATCCATGTTTCAGTATTTCGGAAGCAAAAAACAGCTCTATATTTATCTGCTGGAATACTGTAAAAAGGTCATTGAAGAAATATTTGAAAAAGCACATCTGGATTCCAAAACGGATTTGTTCGACAGGATCCTGGCATCCAGCCGCATGGAAATGGAGAGCTTCCAAAATCAGCCCTTCACCCTGCAGTTTATTACCAGCGTCTGGGAAGAAACTTCTCCCGAAGTAGCCGATGCGCTGGTGATTCTGACAGAGGAAGCCTGCA
It encodes the following:
- a CDS encoding TetR/AcrR family transcriptional regulator, coding for MEKFLALTEEKKMTILNAALQCFGKFGYEKASVNDIAVAAHISKASMFQYFGSKKQLYIYLLEYCKKVIEEIFEKAHLDSKTDLFDRILASSRMEMESFQNQPFTLQFITSVWEETSPEVADALVILTEEACSFRNDMVLREEDALKFKNPEDARPVFQMLLLMGEGYAARYRGANAFDFETVMDDFEKNIAILRKNFYKEEYLK